The Montipora capricornis isolate CH-2021 chromosome 3, ASM3666992v2, whole genome shotgun sequence genome window below encodes:
- the LOC138041565 gene encoding kappa-type opioid receptor-like, which yields MSNPGDVSLNQTTFPLYSPQGRVSWEQTSDNLRIILTCLYAVSSLFALVGNSLGVYIIWRRCGVKAATHLLIANLALSNLLISIIDMPMSVGFIYIGHRWLAGLAGTITCKLAQYLFVFPIATSILTILMVSVDRFFAVFRPLQGQVFRRPVVMTTTIWICSAILMSPALVIFQTIPDGEWYCEMDFGENPHTTATFSKVYYMFLFAVLYLLPLLAITVLYTLVGCKLYHRKIPGDAKTCSRSAAVERSKRKVIKVLVMIVATFAVCWFPAHVAHYIAVFHEDFSRTIPNYVYPLLLWVSHTNSAIDPFLYILLSQNFRREFRKVMNQCDFYQKRKRFEMRLSRLRENFSRRRSQRKSAASSFWSFRHGATYKGGVHDADGKCDAHDINMLSRSPGEQRREERSCNDHQL from the exons ATGTCAAACCCAGGAGACGTTTCTTTGAATCAAACAACCTTCCCTTTGTACT CGCCTCAAGGGAGGGTTTCCTGGGAACAAACGAGTGATAACTTAAGGATAATACTGACGTGTTTATACGCAGTCTCGTCCCTCTTCGCGTTGGTGGGAAATTCTCTCGGAGTGTACATCATCTGGAGGCGATGCGGTGTTAAAGCAGCCACGCATTTGCTAATTGCAAACCTCGCCTTGTCCAATCTTTTGATCAGCATTATTGACATGCCAATGTCCGTGGGGTTTATATATATAGGACATCGCTGGCTTGCTGGACTTGCCGGAACGATAACTTGCAAACTGGCGCAGTACCTGTTTGTATTTCCAATCGCTACCTCAATCTTAACGATCCTTATGGTCTCTGTGGACCGATTCTTTGCCGTGTTCCGTCCCCTTCAGGGACAAGTGTTTCGTAGACCTGTTGTCATGACTACAACCATATGGATCTGCTCAGCAATCCTCATGAGCCCAGCGCTTGTCATCTTTCAGACGATTCCCGATGGTGAATGGTATTGCGAGATGGACTTCGGAGAAAATCCACACACAACCGCAACGTTTTCCAAAGTGTACTATATGTTCCTTTTCGCCGTTCTCTATTTGCTGCCCCTTCTTGCTATTACTGTGCTGTATACGCTTGTTGGTTGTAAACTGTATCATCGTAAGATTCCTGGTGACGCCAAAACTTGTTCTCGTTCAGCAGCAGTGGAGAGATCGAAACGTAAAGTTATCAAAGTGCTTGTCATGATAGTTGCAACCTTCGCTGTCTGCTGGTTTCCAGCTCACGTGGCCCACTACATTGCCGTTTTCCACGAAGATTTTTCAAGGACAATACCAAATTATGTCTACCCTCTGCTTCTGTGGGTCTCTCACACCAACAGCGCCATCGACCCGTTCTTGTACATCTTACTAAGCCAAAACTTTCGCAGAGAATTTAGAAAAGTTATGAATCAATGCGACTTCTACCAGAAAAGAAAGCGATTTGAAATGCGCTTGTCCCGGCTTAGGGAAAACTTTTCGCGTCGCCGTAGTCAACGAAAGAGTGCAGCTTCTTCTTTCTGGTCGTTTAGGCACGGTGCCACCTACAAAGGCGGAGTCCACGATGCGGATGGAAAGTGCGACGCGCATGATATAAATATGCTGAGCCGCTCACCAGGAGAACAAAGGAGAGAGGAACGTAGTTGCAATGATCATCAACTGTGA